In Phocoena sinus isolate mPhoSin1 chromosome 10, mPhoSin1.pri, whole genome shotgun sequence, a single genomic region encodes these proteins:
- the DTX3 gene encoding probable E3 ubiquitin-protein ligase DTX3 isoform X2, translated as MSFVLSRMAACGGTCKNKVTVSKPVWDFLSKETPARLARLREEHRVSILIDGETSDIYVLQLSPQGPPPAPPNGLYLARKALKGLLKEAEKELKKAQRQGELMGCLALGGGGEHPELHRPGPPPLRAAPLLPPGARGLPPPPPPLPPPLPPRLREEAEEQESTCPICLGEIQNAKTLEKCRHSFCEGCITRALQVKKACPMCGRFYGQLVGNQPQNGRMLVSKDATLLLPSYEKYGTIVIQYVFPPGVQGAEHPNPGVRYPGTTRVAYLPDCPEGNKVLTLFRKAFDQRLTFTIGTSMTTGRPNVITWNDIHHKTSCTGGPQLFGYPDPTYLTRVQEELRAKGITDD; from the exons A TGTCGTTCGTCCTGTCCAGAATGGCAGCCTGTGGAGGCACCTGCAAGAACAAAGTGACTGTCTCCAAGCCTGTGTGGGACTTCCTCAGCAAGGAGACCCCTGCCCGGCTGGCCCGGCTTCGGGAGGAGCACCGTGTGTCCATTCTCATAGACGGCGAGACTTCTGACATCTATGTCCTCCAGCTTTCCCCTCagggccctcccccagcccctcccaatGGGCTCTACCTGGCCCGGAAGGCTCTCAAGGGGCTGctcaaagaggcagagaaagagctgAAGAAAGCTCAGAGGCAGGGGGAGCTTATGGGCTGCCTggctttggggggtgggggggagcacCCTGAGCTGCACCGCCCAGGCCCGCCCCCTCTCCGAGcagccccactcctgcccccagggGCACGGGGGCTgcccccccctcctccccccctgccccctcctcttcccccccgCCTTCGGGAGGAGGCAGAAGAGCAGGAGAGCACCTGCCCCATCTGTCTGGGGGAGATCCAGAATGCCAAGACATTAGAGAAGTGCCGGCACTCATTCTGCGAGGGCTGCATCACCCGGGCCCTGCAGGTGAAAAAGGCCTGCCCCATGTGTGGCCGCTTCTATGGGCAGCTGGTGGGCAACCAGCCCCAGAATGGGCGGATGCTGGTCTCTAAGGATGCCACACTCCTCCTACCCAGCTATGAGAAGTACGGCACCATCGTCATCCAGTACGTCTTCCCACCCGGTGTCCAGGGG gCTGAACACCCAAACCCAGGAGTTCGGTATCCTGGCACCACACGGGTGGCCTACCTCCCGGACTGCCCTGAGGGCAACAAGGTGCTGACCCTGTTCCGCAAGGCATTTGACCAGCGTCTCACCTTCACTATCGGCACGTCCATGACCACAGGGAGACCGAACGTCATCACCTGGAACGACATCCACCACAAGACCAGCTGCACAGGGGGACCACAGCT GTTTGGGTACCCGGACCCCACCTACCTGACCCGGGTGCAAGAGGAGCTGAGAGCCAAGGGCATCACCGATGACTGA
- the DTX3 gene encoding probable E3 ubiquitin-protein ligase DTX3 isoform X1: MPILSSSGSKMAACGGTCKNKVTVSKPVWDFLSKETPARLARLREEHRVSILIDGETSDIYVLQLSPQGPPPAPPNGLYLARKALKGLLKEAEKELKKAQRQGELMGCLALGGGGEHPELHRPGPPPLRAAPLLPPGARGLPPPPPPLPPPLPPRLREEAEEQESTCPICLGEIQNAKTLEKCRHSFCEGCITRALQVKKACPMCGRFYGQLVGNQPQNGRMLVSKDATLLLPSYEKYGTIVIQYVFPPGVQGAEHPNPGVRYPGTTRVAYLPDCPEGNKVLTLFRKAFDQRLTFTIGTSMTTGRPNVITWNDIHHKTSCTGGPQLFGYPDPTYLTRVQEELRAKGITDD; encoded by the exons atgccaatTCTAAGCTCTTCAGGATCAAA AATGGCAGCCTGTGGAGGCACCTGCAAGAACAAAGTGACTGTCTCCAAGCCTGTGTGGGACTTCCTCAGCAAGGAGACCCCTGCCCGGCTGGCCCGGCTTCGGGAGGAGCACCGTGTGTCCATTCTCATAGACGGCGAGACTTCTGACATCTATGTCCTCCAGCTTTCCCCTCagggccctcccccagcccctcccaatGGGCTCTACCTGGCCCGGAAGGCTCTCAAGGGGCTGctcaaagaggcagagaaagagctgAAGAAAGCTCAGAGGCAGGGGGAGCTTATGGGCTGCCTggctttggggggtgggggggagcacCCTGAGCTGCACCGCCCAGGCCCGCCCCCTCTCCGAGcagccccactcctgcccccagggGCACGGGGGCTgcccccccctcctccccccctgccccctcctcttcccccccgCCTTCGGGAGGAGGCAGAAGAGCAGGAGAGCACCTGCCCCATCTGTCTGGGGGAGATCCAGAATGCCAAGACATTAGAGAAGTGCCGGCACTCATTCTGCGAGGGCTGCATCACCCGGGCCCTGCAGGTGAAAAAGGCCTGCCCCATGTGTGGCCGCTTCTATGGGCAGCTGGTGGGCAACCAGCCCCAGAATGGGCGGATGCTGGTCTCTAAGGATGCCACACTCCTCCTACCCAGCTATGAGAAGTACGGCACCATCGTCATCCAGTACGTCTTCCCACCCGGTGTCCAGGGG gCTGAACACCCAAACCCAGGAGTTCGGTATCCTGGCACCACACGGGTGGCCTACCTCCCGGACTGCCCTGAGGGCAACAAGGTGCTGACCCTGTTCCGCAAGGCATTTGACCAGCGTCTCACCTTCACTATCGGCACGTCCATGACCACAGGGAGACCGAACGTCATCACCTGGAACGACATCCACCACAAGACCAGCTGCACAGGGGGACCACAGCT GTTTGGGTACCCGGACCCCACCTACCTGACCCGGGTGCAAGAGGAGCTGAGAGCCAAGGGCATCACCGATGACTGA
- the PIP4K2C gene encoding phosphatidylinositol 5-phosphate 4-kinase type-2 gamma, whose product MASSSVPPATVPAPTAASGTGFGFASKTKKKHFVQQKVKVFRAADPLMGVFLWGVAHSINELSQVPPPVMLLPDDFKASSKIKVNNHLFRRENLPSHFKFKEYCPQVFRNLRDRFGIDDQDYLVSLTRSPPSESEGSDGRFLISYDRTLVIKEVSSEDIADMHSNLSNYHQYVVKCHGNTLLPQFLGMYRVSVDNEDSYMLVMRNMFSHRLPVHRKYDLKGSLVSREASDKEKVKELPTLKDMDFLNKNQKVYIAEEEKKVFLEKLKRDVEFLVQLKIMDYSLLLGIHDIIRGSEPEEEGPVREEESEGDGDCALTGPPALVGSYGTSPEGIGGYIHSHRPLGPGEFESFIDVYAIRSAEGAPQKEVYFMGLIDILTQYDAKKKAAHAAKTVKHGAGAEISTVHPEQYAKRFLDFITNIFA is encoded by the exons ATGGCGTCCTCCTCGGTCCCGCCGGCCACTGTACCGGCGCCGACAGCGGCTTCCGGCACAGGTTTCGGCTTCGCTTCCAAAACCAAGAAAAAGCATTTCGTGCAGCAGAAGGTGAAGGTGTTCCGGGCGGCCGACCCGCTGATGGGCGTGTTCCTGTGGGGCGTAGCCCACTCG ATCAATGAGCTCAGCCAGGTGCCTCCCCCGGTCATGCTGCTGCCAGATGACTTTAAGGCCAGCTCCAAGATCAAGGTCAACAATCACCTTTTCCGCAG GGAAAATCTGCCCAGTCATTTCAAGTTCAAGGAGTATTGTCCCCAGGTCTTCAGGAACCTGCGTGATCGATTTGGTATTGATGACCAGGATTACTTG GTGTCCCTTACCCGAAGTCCCCCGAGTGAAAGTGAAGGCAGTGATGGTCGCTTCCTTATCTCCTATGATCGGACTCTGGTCATCAAAGAAGTATCCAGTGAGGACATTGCTGACATGCATAGCAACCTCTCCAACTACCATCAG TACGTTGTGAAGTGCCATGGCAACACACTGCTGCCCCAGTTCCTGGGGATGTACCGGGTTAGCGTGGACAACGAAGACAGCTACATGCTTGTGATGCGCAACATGTTTAGCCACCGTCTCCCTGTGCACAGGAAGTATGACCTCAAG GGCTCCCTAGTGTCCCGGGAAGCCAGCGATAAGGAGAAG GTTAAAGAATTGCCCACCCTTAAGGATATGGACTTTCTCAACAAGAACCAGAAAGTTTATATTGctgaagaggagaagaaagtctTTCTAGAGAAGCTAAAGAGAGATGTGGAG TTCCTAGTGCAGCTGAAGATCATGGACTACAGCCTTCTGCTGGGCATCCACGACATCATTCGCGGCTCTGAACCAGAGGAGGAGGGGCCTGTGCGGGAGGAGGAGTCAGAGGGGGATGGGGACTGTGCCCTGACCGGACCTCCTGCTCTGGTGGGCTCCTATGGCACTTCCCCTGAGGGTATCGGCGGCTACATCCATTCCCACCGGCCCCTGGGCCCTGGAGAGTTTGAATCCTTCATTGATGTCTATGCCATCCGGAGTGCTGAGG GGGCCCCTCAGAAGGAGGTGTATTTCATGGGCCTCATTGACATCCTGACACAGTATGATGCCAAGAAGAAAGCAGCTCACGCAGCCAAAACTGTCAAGCATGGG GCGGGGGCAGAGATTTCTACTGTCCATCCTGAGCAGTATGCTAAGCGATTCCTGGATTTTATTACCAACATCTTTGCCTAA